In the genome of Prevotella sp. HUN102, one region contains:
- a CDS encoding DUF2357 domain-containing protein, with protein sequence MELLQYKYHDAYTIQASSTDICLSWRKFKVRTKQLPPERYCNYVMASGGTLRAYNADSKAMEEVAEADWHEARPVFFEDHKYNLTLTFFDAAEEPRIIHPNKEVEAMFNTVQTASGEYIVSSSLDFLNQPGHFALEFAYKNTANEHIRHKIEFDVLSPKLDTKHDLDIIIQQIRAEYGDLVFRYLTLTFQQFEMGREANNELIWLSVFKQIVDSYVQAVRFIIHKPHNKMRQYEEYRRAERIKGWTPMLAERFSNDRLNDEEQALRKYYRTEQTEATLDTRENRFVKYTLQRITERLSLLIQRLGDGTSDSEIENLKEKQKELEMLRRNSFFNSIGHFDGFRQQSMVLQQRSGYSQVYRYWIMLQNGLDLIQGDTSVGVQPIWRLYELWCFLKLKQLVCKVLNIDVHNKEHLEKYVHEDTQNAFDLFNGGTLSGNITYTNLENGDLVEVGYQYSFDRKGDEHEMRSATTEQKPDIVMHIHKKNRDITLTYLYDAKYSVRGDDDATLGNVQDEPKPETINAMHHYRDAIYYGKRGEHRFSKEIIGGYILFPGRMDEHRLLEQLQDHDDQLPYFLKSIEEVNIGAYPLLPNEESGLLLENHLRKVLLDESIIEQLEVSVPQRGLYYIDTRPKSVESKNVFTVTVRKTDADYQTFFAHKAKKYVMETLPKVNILEAVYLLPMVGGDIDGYYKISRLTIEDGKMCLKLGEFVSLGNEWVNIFQNMRHGELITMNNVLKLYGQRY encoded by the coding sequence ATGGAACTATTGCAATACAAATATCACGATGCCTACACCATCCAAGCCAGTAGCACGGATATATGTTTGTCGTGGCGGAAGTTCAAGGTGAGAACTAAGCAACTTCCACCAGAGCGGTATTGCAATTATGTGATGGCGAGTGGCGGTACGCTGAGAGCGTATAATGCAGACAGCAAAGCGATGGAGGAGGTGGCTGAGGCTGACTGGCACGAGGCCCGACCAGTCTTCTTTGAAGACCACAAGTATAACCTCACACTGACGTTTTTTGATGCTGCAGAGGAACCGCGCATCATTCATCCCAACAAAGAGGTGGAGGCGATGTTCAACACTGTTCAGACGGCATCGGGTGAGTACATCGTCAGTAGCAGTCTTGACTTCTTGAACCAGCCAGGTCACTTTGCCTTGGAGTTCGCCTACAAAAATACCGCCAACGAGCACATACGACACAAGATAGAGTTCGACGTGCTTTCGCCTAAACTCGATACGAAACACGACCTTGACATTATCATTCAGCAGATAAGGGCAGAATATGGTGACTTGGTTTTCCGCTATCTTACACTGACCTTTCAGCAGTTTGAGATGGGGCGTGAAGCTAATAACGAACTGATTTGGCTGTCGGTGTTCAAGCAGATTGTGGATAGTTATGTGCAGGCGGTTCGTTTCATCATTCATAAGCCACATAACAAGATGCGCCAATATGAGGAATACCGAAGAGCCGAGCGCATCAAAGGCTGGACACCTATGTTGGCAGAAAGATTCAGCAATGACCGTCTGAATGATGAAGAACAGGCATTAAGGAAATATTATAGGACGGAGCAAACGGAAGCGACTTTGGATACAAGGGAGAACCGCTTCGTGAAATATACGCTCCAACGCATCACTGAGCGTCTTTCGCTGTTAATACAAAGGCTTGGAGATGGAACATCGGATAGCGAGATAGAGAACCTGAAGGAGAAGCAGAAGGAACTGGAAATGCTTCGGCGAAACTCGTTCTTCAATAGCATCGGACACTTTGATGGGTTCCGTCAGCAGAGCATGGTACTCCAGCAGCGCAGCGGCTACTCGCAGGTTTATCGCTATTGGATTATGCTACAAAACGGCCTCGACCTGATACAAGGTGATACAAGCGTAGGTGTGCAGCCCATCTGGCGGCTCTATGAATTGTGGTGCTTCCTAAAGCTGAAGCAGCTTGTCTGCAAGGTGTTGAATATAGATGTCCACAACAAAGAACATCTTGAAAAGTATGTTCACGAAGACACGCAGAATGCCTTTGACTTGTTTAATGGCGGCACACTTAGTGGGAACATCACTTACACTAATCTGGAAAATGGCGATTTGGTGGAGGTGGGGTATCAGTATTCGTTTGATAGGAAAGGCGATGAACATGAGATGCGTTCTGCCACGACTGAGCAGAAGCCCGATATTGTGATGCACATTCACAAGAAGAACCGCGATATTACATTGACATATCTCTATGATGCAAAATATAGTGTCCGTGGCGATGATGACGCAACTTTGGGCAACGTACAAGATGAGCCAAAGCCTGAGACCATCAACGCAATGCACCACTACCGTGATGCCATCTATTATGGTAAGCGTGGTGAGCATCGTTTCTCGAAAGAAATCATCGGTGGATATATCCTCTTTCCTGGGCGTATGGACGAACACCGACTATTGGAGCAATTGCAGGATCACGATGACCAGTTGCCATACTTTCTGAAATCCATTGAAGAAGTAAATATCGGTGCATATCCATTGCTGCCAAACGAGGAAAGCGGATTGCTCTTAGAAAACCATCTCCGCAAAGTACTCCTTGATGAAAGTATCATTGAGCAACTTGAAGTGAGTGTGCCGCAGAGAGGTTTGTATTATATTGACACTCGGCCAAAGTCTGTTGAATCAAAGAATGTGTTTACTGTCACTGTCAGAAAAACGGATGCAGATTACCAGACATTCTTTGCCCATAAGGCAAAGAAGTATGTGATGGAGACCTTGCCAAAGGTGAACATCCTCGAAGCAGTTTACCTCCTTCCGATGGTAGGCGGTGATATTGACGGCTATTATAAAATATCAAGATTAACCATCGAGGATGGCAAGATGTGTCTAAAACTGGGTGAGTTTGTATCACTTGGTAACGAGTGGGTGAACATCTTCCAAAATATGCGTCATGGTGAACTTATTACTATGAATAATGTTTTGAAGTTGTATGGACAAAGATATTAA
- a CDS encoding DUF2971 domain-containing protein: MNREEFAKRLEGIQIQEGTDPKVLYDSVLPISDALTQMMPQSLFRYRSCTEKQIDAFQKDTIYAVSADLFNDPYDTLVRYDLDGIKNYVNALLETNTLVQLKKYLEEGNDFTNNVKDSFPKGMVEKIKEQILATDFEEKKDFLATYKSQMVQTIDFLYPLLADASKRFVSIACFCESVQSITMWSHYADYHKGFALEYEMRPTLTKGIKEGVGLYPVIYDDIRYDASQYMAWAFLKMFGICAPNPDVLSHTKCVLHKSRQWEYENEWRLVDYSTRNYLVENITSINYKPTAIYYGVHISNENKERLHKIAKAKGIAEFDMYIDYSSPRYEMMYKSHKCSSD, from the coding sequence ATGAATCGAGAAGAATTTGCAAAACGGCTTGAAGGAATCCAAATACAAGAAGGTACAGACCCTAAAGTCCTTTATGATAGCGTGTTGCCTATTAGTGACGCGTTAACACAGATGATGCCCCAGAGTCTATTTCGTTATAGGTCTTGCACTGAGAAGCAAATAGATGCATTTCAAAAAGATACTATTTATGCAGTATCTGCTGACCTGTTTAACGATCCCTATGATACGCTAGTTAGGTATGATCTTGATGGTATAAAAAATTACGTGAATGCCTTATTGGAAACAAATACCCTTGTTCAGTTGAAAAAATATCTTGAAGAAGGAAATGATTTCACAAACAATGTGAAAGATTCATTTCCTAAGGGCATGGTAGAGAAGATAAAAGAGCAAATATTAGCAACAGACTTTGAAGAAAAGAAAGATTTTCTTGCTACTTATAAAAGCCAAATGGTGCAAACAATAGATTTCTTATACCCTCTTTTAGCAGATGCAAGTAAACGGTTTGTTTCTATTGCATGCTTTTGCGAGTCAGTACAGTCTATAACAATGTGGAGTCATTATGCTGATTATCATAAAGGATTTGCACTAGAATACGAAATGCGTCCAACACTAACAAAAGGAATAAAAGAGGGGGTTGGGCTATATCCTGTAATATATGATGATATACGTTACGATGCTTCTCAATACATGGCATGGGCTTTTTTGAAAATGTTTGGCATTTGTGCACCAAATCCAGACGTCCTTTCTCACACAAAATGTGTTTTGCATAAATCAAGGCAATGGGAGTATGAAAATGAGTGGCGTCTTGTAGACTATTCTACAAGAAACTATTTAGTGGAAAATATCACATCCATCAATTACAAACCTACGGCAATTTATTATGGAGTACATATTTCCAATGAGAATAAAGAACGCTTGCATAAGATTGCCAAGGCAAAAGGTATAGCAGAGTTTGATATGTATATTGACTATTCTTCTCCGAGGTATGAGATGATGTATAAATCACACAAATGTTCTTCGGATTAA
- a CDS encoding RNA-binding domain-containing protein has product MTEQTLQQYLIKQYPKEDEGCEWKEFKNLKNDFSGHEKDDVISYVSALANMEGGHLVVGVEDKTLRIVGTDTYNYDVQKARLRLIDQCANLPSEGLLVEEFITDDTHKTVWVIHVPRHMKRQPVYAHNKAWQRLDDSLIELTDSRRNAILDELDEVEKDWSSQIIHDATIDDLDPRAVAKAREKFIELHPERETEIKAWDDATFLNKAKLTIKGQITNSTIILLGREESEHFLSPAVCKIRWMRKKNGTDENEEFGIFSIPMILAVDEVAGKIKNATYTYTIEGNMFPDTLLRYDVFTIREPLCNAIAHQDYSLSARIEVVEYEDERLRFKNYGTFLPLSVESVVENDFPESRYRNKFLVEAMRNVKMVETEGGGIRKLYMQQKKRFFPMPKYDLGGQTVICEIEGRVLDENFAKILVNNPNLTLADIILLDKVQKHEHVSEDSLAYLRRKKYVEGRKPNVYLAFSVVKQSKHVGLKTSYIKNKSFDDDYFKKLIIDYITNFGKATRQELTALLENKLPETLSKQQKFDKVTNLLSSLKKKGIIKVIDRKYWVMAKSD; this is encoded by the coding sequence ATGACAGAACAAACATTACAACAATATCTCATTAAGCAATACCCCAAAGAGGATGAGGGTTGCGAGTGGAAGGAATTCAAGAACTTGAAGAATGACTTCAGCGGTCATGAGAAGGATGATGTCATCTCCTACGTGTCTGCATTGGCTAACATGGAGGGTGGGCATCTGGTTGTTGGTGTCGAGGACAAAACGTTGAGGATTGTTGGGACGGATACCTACAACTACGATGTGCAAAAAGCACGGCTACGCTTAATTGATCAATGTGCCAATCTACCTTCAGAGGGGCTGCTTGTAGAGGAATTTATTACAGATGATACTCATAAAACAGTATGGGTCATCCATGTGCCAAGACACATGAAGAGACAACCCGTTTATGCGCATAACAAGGCATGGCAGAGGCTGGATGACTCGTTAATAGAGTTGACGGATTCTCGCAGGAATGCAATCTTGGACGAGCTGGACGAAGTGGAAAAGGACTGGTCTTCACAGATTATCCATGATGCAACTATTGATGACCTTGATCCTCGTGCGGTTGCCAAAGCCAGGGAGAAATTCATTGAATTGCATCCTGAAAGAGAAACAGAAATAAAAGCGTGGGACGATGCAACATTCTTGAACAAAGCGAAACTTACGATAAAGGGACAAATCACAAATTCAACAATCATTCTTTTAGGCAGAGAGGAAAGTGAGCACTTCCTTTCGCCTGCCGTTTGCAAGATCAGATGGATGCGCAAAAAGAATGGGACAGACGAGAATGAAGAGTTTGGTATATTCTCTATTCCCATGATACTCGCGGTAGATGAGGTTGCGGGGAAAATAAAGAATGCCACATACACTTATACGATAGAGGGAAACATGTTCCCTGACACCTTATTGCGCTACGATGTTTTCACCATTAGAGAGCCTTTATGTAATGCCATTGCACATCAGGATTATAGCCTGTCTGCGAGAATAGAGGTAGTTGAATATGAAGATGAACGTCTGCGTTTTAAGAATTATGGTACATTCCTACCATTGTCCGTTGAGTCTGTGGTCGAGAATGACTTTCCGGAATCAAGATACCGAAACAAGTTTTTGGTGGAAGCCATGCGTAACGTGAAAATGGTGGAGACAGAGGGCGGTGGTATTCGCAAACTCTATATGCAGCAAAAGAAGCGTTTCTTTCCAATGCCAAAGTATGACTTAGGCGGACAGACGGTAATTTGTGAGATAGAGGGAAGAGTGTTGGACGAGAACTTTGCCAAAATACTGGTCAACAATCCCAATTTGACTTTGGCGGATATTATCTTATTAGATAAAGTACAAAAGCATGAGCATGTTTCAGAAGACTCCCTTGCATATCTTAGGAGAAAGAAATATGTGGAAGGCAGAAAGCCAAATGTTTATTTGGCCTTCTCTGTTGTTAAGCAATCTAAACATGTGGGATTAAAGACATCTTATATCAAAAACAAAAGTTTTGATGACGATTATTTCAAAAAACTCATCATTGACTATATTACCAATTTTGGAAAAGCCACTCGTCAGGAGTTAACTGCATTATTGGAAAACAAACTGCCAGAAACGCTTTCCAAGCAACAGAAATTTGACAAGGTCACCAATCTTCTATCTTCGCTTAAGAAAAAGGGTATCATTAAAGTCATTGATAGAAAATATTGGGTAATGGCAAAGTCGGATTAA
- a CDS encoding IS982 family transposase: MITEDKVIEIFCVIDEFCKNLGAELNKNLQIAPTDEGYKHVRHRKGRMCESEIMTILLCCHFGTFRNFKHYYLFFVKVHLAQCFPTAVSYNRFVELMPREFFTMLTFMKLYAFGKCTGISFVDSTMIPVCHNVRRYFNRAFEGFAKSGKGTMGWCHGFKLHLLCNDTGEIITFCLTPANVDDRDRRVWSVFTKVLYGKVFADRGYIKRELFEGLFEQGIHLVHGLKAKMKNKLMPVYDKIMLRKRYIIECINELLKNKANLVHSRHRSIHNFIMNLCSALAAYCFFENKPDGLSVYLEDKRQLELF, translated from the coding sequence ATGATTACCGAAGACAAAGTTATAGAAATTTTCTGTGTTATTGATGAGTTTTGCAAGAATTTAGGCGCAGAATTGAATAAAAACCTTCAAATAGCTCCCACAGACGAAGGCTACAAGCATGTCAGACACCGTAAGGGGCGTATGTGTGAAAGTGAGATTATGACCATTTTGCTATGCTGCCATTTTGGGACTTTCCGAAACTTCAAACATTATTATCTGTTCTTTGTGAAAGTTCATCTTGCCCAATGTTTTCCCACCGCAGTATCCTACAATCGCTTTGTGGAACTTATGCCTCGGGAGTTCTTTACAATGCTTACTTTTATGAAACTTTACGCCTTTGGCAAATGCACGGGAATCAGCTTTGTCGATAGTACTATGATACCTGTATGCCATAATGTAAGAAGATATTTCAATAGGGCTTTTGAGGGCTTTGCCAAGAGCGGAAAGGGTACAATGGGATGGTGCCATGGCTTCAAACTGCATCTGCTTTGCAATGACACAGGAGAGATCATAACATTCTGTCTTACACCTGCCAACGTGGATGACAGAGATCGAAGGGTATGGTCTGTTTTTACAAAAGTACTCTATGGAAAAGTATTCGCAGATAGGGGATATATCAAGCGGGAACTCTTTGAGGGACTCTTTGAGCAGGGAATACATCTTGTACACGGACTGAAAGCAAAGATGAAAAACAAACTTATGCCTGTGTATGATAAAATCATGCTACGAAAGAGATATATAATAGAGTGTATAAATGAGTTATTGAAAAACAAGGCAAACCTTGTACATTCAAGACACAGGTCGATACATAATTTCATCATGAACTTATGCTCGGCATTGGCGGCGTATTGTTTCTTTGAAAATAAACCGGATGGGCTGTCAGTATATTTGGAAGATAAAAGACAACTGGAACTTTTTTAA
- a CDS encoding M6 family metalloprotease domain-containing protein, which produces MKKGLITLCLILISLVARAGKADPTPFEVTQPDGTKLMVILRGDEHFSWMTTLDGALVMQTANGYYIAKVDRAGSLMPTKQLAHNINVRTKAERKLVKAQNQNLFFDAANKAIKARRSLPIGTTTPAYFPHSGNPKVLTILVQFSDSTFHISNPKKSFDQYLNKEGKLENFGAYEDRNYGSVRQYFKDMSNGQFTPQFDLVGPITLAKPLSYYGKDSGNVKDIYASDMVREACNAVKDSVNFADYDSNGDGIVDLVYIVYAGYSQAVGGNEANDLWPKSSWIPSGTTIDGVSIRRYGISNELNFTRKLKKEDGSIRRAINGIGLFCHEFSHTMGLPDFYPYTASARVDNQTMEYWDLMDGGEYTDAGYTPTPYTPWEKEVMGWIKVDTLTQNTGKVTLAHDQAYKVLTQNEKEYLLLHNIQNKGWYTKLYKECGHGMLVYRINYEKSAVNMSDHVNDIAGKPGMTIVPADGILVTSYNDKYTQKDYVANHAGDPFPGTSNVDSLTSVKMNYHTFASKPIYNITEDTEKGEISFTFEKVLTGIEPHPIVNIKPKADNRIYTIDGRFVGYDRKNLPQGIYIQNKEKFVK; this is translated from the coding sequence ATGAAAAAAGGTTTAATAACACTTTGCCTGATACTGATTTCTCTTGTTGCAAGAGCAGGCAAAGCCGATCCTACTCCATTCGAGGTTACACAGCCGGATGGAACAAAGCTAATGGTGATTCTTCGTGGCGATGAACATTTCAGTTGGATGACAACTCTTGACGGCGCACTCGTTATGCAAACGGCCAATGGGTATTACATTGCCAAGGTGGACAGAGCCGGAAGTCTGATGCCTACCAAGCAGTTGGCGCATAACATAAACGTGCGCACAAAGGCTGAAAGGAAGTTGGTAAAGGCACAAAATCAAAATCTGTTCTTCGATGCAGCAAACAAGGCTATCAAGGCGCGCCGTTCGCTCCCCATCGGTACGACTACTCCGGCATACTTTCCACATAGTGGAAATCCGAAAGTGCTTACAATTCTTGTTCAGTTCAGCGATTCCACCTTCCATATCTCTAATCCCAAGAAGAGTTTCGACCAATATCTGAATAAGGAAGGGAAGTTGGAAAACTTCGGAGCTTACGAAGATCGCAATTATGGCTCCGTGCGCCAGTATTTCAAGGATATGAGTAACGGGCAGTTTACACCGCAGTTCGACCTTGTAGGACCTATTACACTTGCTAAACCATTAAGCTATTATGGCAAAGATTCAGGCAATGTCAAAGACATATACGCCAGTGATATGGTAAGAGAAGCCTGTAATGCCGTCAAAGACAGCGTGAACTTTGCCGACTACGACAGCAACGGCGACGGCATCGTAGACCTCGTTTACATTGTCTATGCTGGCTATTCTCAAGCCGTGGGCGGCAACGAAGCTAACGATTTGTGGCCAAAATCGTCTTGGATTCCTAGTGGAACAACTATCGACGGAGTTTCAATCAGAAGATACGGTATCAGCAACGAGTTGAACTTCACGCGTAAACTGAAGAAAGAGGATGGCAGCATTCGCAGGGCAATCAACGGTATCGGCTTGTTCTGCCACGAATTTTCACACACAATGGGACTGCCGGATTTCTATCCATATACGGCTTCTGCACGCGTGGACAACCAGACAATGGAATATTGGGACTTGATGGATGGTGGCGAATATACCGATGCCGGATACACCCCTACCCCATACACGCCGTGGGAAAAAGAAGTTATGGGTTGGATAAAGGTGGATACGCTCACACAAAATACCGGCAAAGTTACGCTCGCACACGATCAGGCATACAAGGTGCTCACACAGAACGAAAAGGAATACCTGCTGCTTCACAACATTCAGAACAAAGGATGGTACACCAAACTCTACAAGGAATGTGGACACGGAATGCTTGTCTATCGCATCAACTACGAGAAATCGGCTGTGAATATGTCCGACCACGTGAACGATATTGCAGGCAAACCCGGTATGACCATTGTTCCCGCTGATGGCATTTTGGTTACATCCTACAATGATAAATACACGCAGAAGGACTATGTTGCCAATCACGCTGGCGACCCTTTCCCCGGAACAAGCAACGTGGACTCATTGACTAGCGTGAAGATGAACTATCATACCTTCGCTTCCAAGCCTATCTACAATATTACCGAAGACACCGAGAAGGGCGAAATCAGCTTTACTTTCGAGAAAGTTTTAACCGGCATTGAACCTCATCCGATTGTAAACATCAAGCCGAAAGCCGACAACAGAATATATACCATCGACGGAAGATTTGTAGGATACGACAGAAAGAACCTGCCACAGGGTATCTACATTCAGAACAAAGAGAAGTTCGTGAAATAA
- the ahpC gene encoding alkyl hydroperoxide reductase subunit C: MESIINARVPEFKVQAFQNGEFKTVSSEDIKGKWAIFFFYPADFTFVCPTELVDLAEKYDELQKMGVEVFSVSCDTHFVHKAWFDTSDSIKKINYTMLADPLAVLAKGFGVFKEDEGLAYRGTFVVDPEGLIKLAEVQDNSVGRNADELVRKVKAAQFVASHPGEVCPAKWNEGAETLKPSIDLVGKI; this comes from the coding sequence ATGGAATCAATTATCAATGCAAGAGTTCCTGAATTTAAGGTTCAGGCTTTCCAAAACGGTGAGTTCAAAACAGTTTCAAGCGAAGACATCAAGGGTAAGTGGGCTATCTTCTTCTTCTACCCGGCTGACTTCACATTCGTTTGCCCAACTGAGTTGGTAGACTTGGCTGAAAAGTACGACGAACTCCAGAAGATGGGTGTGGAAGTATTCTCAGTAAGCTGCGATACACACTTCGTACACAAGGCTTGGTTCGACACATCCGACAGTATCAAGAAAATCAACTACACTATGCTTGCCGACCCATTGGCAGTTCTCGCAAAGGGCTTCGGAGTGTTCAAGGAAGACGAAGGACTTGCTTACCGCGGCACATTCGTAGTTGATCCGGAAGGACTTATCAAGTTGGCAGAAGTACAGGATAACAGCGTAGGCCGCAATGCAGACGAACTTGTACGCAAGGTAAAGGCTGCCCAGTTCGTAGCTTCTCATCCGGGCGAGGTTTGCCCTGCTAAATGGAACGAAGGTGCTGAGACATTGAAGCCAAGCATCGACCTCGTTGGCAAGATCTAA
- the ahpF gene encoding alkyl hydroperoxide reductase subunit F, giving the protein MLDKSILEQVKGIFASLKSEITFAAKFSSNDEKKGELQEFLNDFASTSDKLNVEYTEEDDAKLHFSLLKDRKQTGITFRGIPNGHEFTSLLLAVLNTDGQGKNFPDETIQRRIKALKGKIALKTYVSLTCTNCPDVVQALNLMSLINPNISHEMIDGSIFQQEASDLNIQGVPAVYCGDESLHIGRGDLGLLLQELEDMVGSETDDNAEPIEREYDVIVLGGGPAGASAAIYSARKGLRVAVVAERIGGQVNDTTGIQNLISVPMTNGVQLAADLKKHLETYPIDLFEHRKIKNVELDGKMKSISVKGGETFKAPAVIIATGASWRRLNVGDEAKYIGHGVHFCQHCDGPFYKGKNVAVIGGGNSGMEAAIDLAGICSNVTVFEFGDTPKADTVLQEKAASLNNLTIKTNSQTTNVKGDGTKLTQLTVKDRTTEVETDYDFDGVFVQIGLAANTDPFRDVLELTPHHEIKVDEFCRTSIPGVYAAGDVTNVPYKQIIIAMGEGAKASLSAFDDRLRGII; this is encoded by the coding sequence ATGTTAGATAAAAGCATATTAGAACAAGTAAAAGGTATCTTTGCTTCGCTGAAGTCGGAGATTACCTTCGCTGCAAAGTTCAGCAGCAACGATGAAAAGAAGGGCGAGCTTCAGGAGTTTCTCAACGATTTTGCATCAACGTCTGATAAGTTGAACGTAGAATATACGGAAGAAGACGATGCAAAGCTCCATTTCAGCCTGTTAAAGGACCGCAAGCAGACGGGCATCACTTTCCGAGGCATACCAAACGGACACGAGTTTACCTCGCTTCTCCTTGCCGTTCTCAACACGGACGGACAGGGAAAGAACTTCCCCGACGAGACCATTCAGCGTCGCATTAAGGCTCTGAAGGGCAAGATTGCACTGAAGACTTACGTCTCGCTGACCTGTACAAACTGTCCTGACGTGGTGCAGGCACTGAACCTGATGTCTCTTATCAACCCCAATATCTCTCACGAGATGATTGACGGCAGCATATTCCAGCAAGAAGCAAGCGACCTTAACATACAGGGCGTGCCTGCTGTCTACTGTGGCGACGAGTCGCTGCACATTGGCCGTGGCGATCTCGGGCTGCTGCTTCAGGAACTGGAAGATATGGTGGGCAGCGAAACCGACGACAATGCTGAACCCATCGAGCGCGAATACGACGTAATCGTGCTCGGAGGAGGCCCTGCCGGTGCTTCGGCTGCCATCTATTCAGCCCGAAAGGGATTGCGTGTGGCAGTAGTTGCCGAGCGAATCGGTGGTCAGGTAAACGACACGACAGGGATTCAGAATCTCATTTCCGTGCCAATGACAAACGGTGTTCAGCTCGCTGCCGACCTCAAGAAGCATCTTGAGACCTATCCTATCGACCTTTTCGAGCACCGTAAGATTAAGAACGTTGAGCTTGACGGCAAGATGAAGAGCATAAGCGTGAAAGGCGGCGAAACGTTCAAGGCTCCGGCAGTCATCATTGCAACAGGTGCAAGCTGGCGACGTCTGAACGTGGGCGACGAAGCTAAATATATCGGCCACGGTGTTCACTTCTGTCAGCACTGCGACGGTCCTTTCTACAAGGGCAAGAACGTTGCCGTTATCGGTGGAGGTAACTCCGGAATGGAGGCAGCCATCGACTTGGCAGGCATCTGCAGCAACGTTACCGTGTTTGAATTTGGCGATACGCCAAAGGCAGATACCGTTCTTCAGGAGAAAGCTGCAAGTCTGAATAACCTCACGATAAAGACAAATTCGCAGACAACCAACGTAAAGGGCGACGGCACAAAGCTCACTCAGCTCACGGTAAAGGACCGTACAACTGAGGTGGAAACCGATTACGATTTCGACGGTGTGTTTGTTCAGATTGGTCTGGCTGCCAATACAGACCCATTCAGGGATGTTCTGGAACTCACTCCACACCACGAAATCAAGGTGGATGAGTTCTGCCGCACCTCAATTCCGGGCGTCTATGCAGCCGGCGACGTTACGAACGTGCCTTACAAGCAGATTATAATCGCGATGGGAGAAGGTGCGAAAGCCTCTCTCTCTGCGTTCGACGACCGTCTGCGAGGCATCATCTAA
- a CDS encoding YwqG family protein, translating to MANNISEKTIRIVEELKKRTAKEAYVVKYAVEEEMTLTGTKLGGVPYWDLKQDYPTNKKGEKLVLLAQINLEEEKTKAPLPEKGILQFFIEDDAEGYLMGLDFDNLGVQNGYRVVYHPEVDKTVTEEAVKALGIKTCKESEDLPVFKECPFHLVWKTTYLTREYWDLIGDEIQDILKEVYDEEVEDFDVDEYFTEEEHSYMDEELGDDTTSNMLGYPFFTQDDPRDSDSPYDTVLLQLDSVDDEDGNEIIMWGDVGVGNFFINLEDLKRCDFSKVLYSWDCC from the coding sequence ATGGCAAACAACATTAGTGAAAAAACAATCAGAATCGTGGAAGAGCTCAAGAAGCGAACTGCGAAGGAGGCCTATGTGGTGAAGTATGCCGTGGAGGAAGAAATGACACTCACGGGTACTAAATTGGGTGGAGTGCCTTATTGGGACTTGAAACAGGACTATCCGACCAACAAAAAGGGCGAAAAGCTCGTGCTGTTGGCACAGATTAATCTTGAAGAAGAGAAAACAAAAGCACCGCTTCCTGAGAAAGGCATCCTGCAGTTTTTCATAGAAGACGATGCGGAAGGTTATCTGATGGGGCTGGATTTCGACAATCTCGGCGTGCAGAACGGATATAGAGTGGTGTATCATCCCGAGGTAGACAAAACGGTTACGGAAGAAGCAGTGAAAGCTTTAGGCATAAAAACCTGCAAGGAGAGCGAAGACTTGCCTGTCTTTAAAGAATGTCCTTTCCATCTTGTATGGAAGACAACTTACCTTACGAGGGAGTACTGGGATTTGATTGGCGACGAAATACAGGACATTCTTAAAGAGGTGTATGATGAAGAGGTGGAAGATTTTGATGTAGACGAATATTTCACAGAGGAAGAACACAGCTATATGGACGAGGAACTGGGCGATGATACTACAAGCAATATGCTCGGTTATCCGTTCTTTACACAGGATGACCCACGCGATTCTGACAGTCCTTACGATACGGTATTGCTGCAACTTGATTCTGTGGACGATGAGGATGGCAATGAAATCATTATGTGGGGCGATGTAGGAGTAGGAAACTTCTTCATCAACTTGGAGGATTTGAAGCGTTGCGATTTCAGCAAAGTGCTGTATAGTTGGGATTGCTGTTGA